CTCGCCGTGCGGCGGAAGCGGCAGCCTTGAAAAAATAAACGCTATCGGTGGACAGCCGCCTCGGCGTCCACCCTTTTAGCCCAGATGCGAAACAGGTTGTGTTTAAACACTTAAGGAATACCCTGTACATCCGCATCCAAGCGGAACGAATCGCTATTCTGCATGTTGAATCGGGCCGCGAATTAGTCGACATCCCCGCCTTGGCGATCGAAACAAAAGGCAAACAATCCGACATTGTCGCTGTCGGCCAAGCCGCTGTTGCCCTGGCTGGCACAGCCAACATTTCAGTCTGCAACGGCTTCCGGCATCCCCGCACCTTACTCGCGGACTTTATCCATGCCGAAAGAGCCTTGAGGTATTTGGTGAAGCAAGCCCTGCCAAAATTCGGGTTCGTTAGTTCGCCCGTTATCATCATGCACCCGCAAGCTTTACTGGAAGGTGGATTGACGCCAGCCCCCCGCGTCAAAATAGTTGTCGCCTCAAATTTATAGAATCCATTAAATTTGAGATAAAAAATGATTACCCCGAAAAAGCAGTATTCTGACGAGTTCAGAGAGCAAGCCCTGGCAAAAGTCTACAAACGTGGAAAACGAACCATTCAAGACATTGCCGACGAATCTAACCTCAGCATACATACCTTAAAAAACTGGATGAAAAGCAGCACACCCACCGATACGTCAAGCCCAAACGTGGGCAAGCGCCCTCAAGATTGGCTCCCCGAAGAGCGTTTACTGGCCCTCCATGAAAGCCATGGTATATCCGGCGAGGCATTGAATGCCTGGTGTCGGCAACGTGGGCTATTTGCTCATCAACTCGCGCAGTGGAAAAGCGATTTTTGTGCCGTCACCAGCGCCCGTTCAGGCGGCAATGACAGCCAGACACTGCGCACTTTAAAAGCCGAAAATCAGCGTCTGGAACGCGAACTCAACCGTAAGGACAAAGCGCTGGCTGAAGCCGCTGCCTTGCTGATCCTGCAAAAAAAGGTCCGGGCGCTGTTGGCGGGCGAGGTCGAATGACATCCCTTCAGCAGCGCCAAACCCTGATCGAATCCGTCGCCGAAGCCACCGAGGCCGGTGCCCGCCAAGACCAAGCCTGTGCCGTGCTGGGCCTGAGCCCGCGCACCTTGCAGCGCTGGCAGACCGGCGAAACCCCGGGCGAAGACCAGCGACCGTTGCGGCAATACACACCGGCGCATGCACTGACCGAAGCCGAGCGTGCCCACATTTTGACCGTGGCTAATTCCGCTGAATTTGCAGATTTGCCACCCAGTCAGATTGTCCCGCGCTTGGCGGATCAGGGGATTTATCTGGGCTCCGAATCGACGATCTATCGCCTACTGAAAGCCGCCCAGCAACTGAAACACCGCCGCAGTGAACGGCCCAGCCAGCCACGTACCAAACCCAAAGCATTGAGTGCGACCGAGCCCAATCAACTCTACAGCTGGGATATTACCTATCTTGCGGCCGCAGTCAAAGGCCAGTTCTACTACCTCTACTTGTTCCTCGATATTTTTAGTCGCCAGATCGTCGGCTGGCAGGTATTTGAGGAAGAAAGCAGCCAATACGCCAGCGAGTTGTTACGGGATATTGTTTTACGCGAAGGGCTACAACCTGGGCAAGTTATCCTGCATTCCGATAACGGCAGCCCCATGAAAGGCGCCACGATGCTGGCCACCCTGCAACAGCTTGGCGTCATGCCCTCGCTCAGCCGACCGGCGGTGAGTAATGACAATCCGTATTCGGAATCGCTGTTCAAAACCCTGAAATATCGTCCGCAATACCCGTTGCAACCGTTTGCCGACCTGTCCGTCGCTCGTGAATGGGTAGCCGACCTGGTGCAATGGTACAACCACGAACATCGGCATAGCGCCATTGGTTTTGTAACCCCAGCCCAACGTCATGCCGGATTGGACGAGGCACTATTGAATCAACGCAAAGCGCTCTATGAAGACGCCCGCCGCCAAAACCCACGGCGCTGGAGCCAAAACACCCGGAACTGGAACAGAATCCATACCGTGCATCTAAATCCGGATCATGCCGAAACCCAAAACAACTCGCCCCAGGAGGTCGCTAATCCAGACAAAATAACCGCATAGTATTTTTACGTCGAGGCGACAACTAGCTTGAAATTTTCCGCCAGTCGAAACGCGCGCGTTTGCCGAACTGGGTGCGTCGGTGGGTGCTAAACGCGTGTATGTTTGGGTGGGTGCGGATTTAACCCGGGAAGAACTGATTGCATTAAATTTTTTACGCGCCGAGGGGCAATTGCTTTTTCCATAGCAGGCATCCAGCAACACTCGAAGGCGTAGCAAGGTCTAACCCACACTTGGAGTTAACCGAACTTTCATGTTCCATTACCCGGATTAAGGTTATAGTAGCCGCGAAACATTCGTTTCCGGCAGGTACATCCGCTTTAACCTACAGAATACGGAGACTCACTATATGACCTGGAAGAACACATCTATCCGTTACGGCTCATTAAACATTGCCCTGCATTGGCTGATATTCGTCTTGATTGCTTCCGCCTATGCCTTTATCCTGCTGCGCGAACTTTTCCCCAAAGGCAGCGATCCGCGGGAGACCATGAAAACTCTGCATTTCATGCTCGGATTATCGGTATTGCTACTGGTTTTGCCGCGCATTGCAATGCGTTTCGTAGGCTCGACGCCCTCGATCACGCCTGAACCGCCCGCATGGCAGCATTCGGCGGCACGACTGGCTCACTTGGCACTGTATGTATTCATGATCATCATGCCTTTGCTCGGCTGGCTGATGTTGAGCGCCGCCGGCAAACCGATTCCTTTTTACGGCCTGCAGCTACCGGCGTTAATCGATGAAGACAAAGAACTGGCTAAATTCATCAAGGAAATTCATGAAACCATCGGCGAAATCGGCTATTACCTGATCGGCTTACATGCCCTGGCTGCGTTGTATCATCACTTTATCCAGCGCGATAACAGCTTGCTCAACATGCTGCCGGCGGCATTTGCCAATCGTTTAAAGCTCAAATAGCATTACGAACAATGACGTATACGGCAGTACAAACCTGGGTTTGCACTCCAAATCGAAGCGTGATGATCAAGTTGCATAATTTTATCTAATCCAAAACCCCGATGTAGCCGAACGGTATCCGGAATAGTCGTGGTAAAATTTCCGTCACACTCAACGAACAAGCAGGCGAACATGAAAGCAAATA
This sequence is a window from Methylomonas methanica MC09. Protein-coding genes within it:
- a CDS encoding IS3 family transposase (programmed frameshift), with the translated sequence MITPKKQYSDEFREQALAKVYKRGKRTIQDIADESNLSIHTLKNWMKSSTPTDTSSPNVGKRPQDWLPEERLLALHESHGISGEALNAWCRQRGLFAHQLAQWKSDFCAVTSARSGGNDSQTLRTLKAENQRLERELNRKDKALAEAAALLILQKKGPGAVGGRGRMTSLQQRQTLIESVAEATEAGARQDQACAVLGLSPRTLQRWQTGETPGEDQRPLRQYTPAHALTEAERAHILTVANSAEFADLPPSQIVPRLADQGIYLGSESTIYRLLKAAQQLKHRRSERPSQPRTKPKALSATEPNQLYSWDITYLAAAVKGQFYYLYLFLDIFSRQIVGWQVFEEESSQYASELLRDIVLREGLQPGQVILHSDNGSPMKGATMLATLQQLGVMPSLSRPAVSNDNPYSESLFKTLKYRPQYPLQPFADLSVAREWVADLVQWYNHEHRHSAIGFVTPAQRHAGLDEALLNQRKALYEDARRQNPRRWSQNTRNWNRIHTVHLNPDHAETQNNSPQEVANPDKITA
- a CDS encoding cytochrome b; its protein translation is MTWKNTSIRYGSLNIALHWLIFVLIASAYAFILLRELFPKGSDPRETMKTLHFMLGLSVLLLVLPRIAMRFVGSTPSITPEPPAWQHSAARLAHLALYVFMIIMPLLGWLMLSAAGKPIPFYGLQLPALIDEDKELAKFIKEIHETIGEIGYYLIGLHALAALYHHFIQRDNSLLNMLPAAFANRLKLK